The stretch of DNA AGGGAAAGGGTTAGGATAAATTGGTGAGGGAAAGGGTTAGGATAAATTGGTGAATAACTTCGTTAAAAGTCGCCATTGGGATCGGGTAGAGCAAATGTCTCTCATCGCATAAAAGAAAGAACTTTTAATTCCATGCCACGTTTTTCAAGGTTTTGTCCCATCAGAATATGAAGGGTATCCCCCTTCCCAGTTTTATAATCcaaaatttcagttttatgaAGACAGTTTAAGAAAGTGAGAAGAAGTACTAACATTATTACCATGTCTACACCCTCAGTGTGATTCAATGTCAGGAAGCATATACAATTTCTGCAGACCAACGAACCCATTCCCAATCACTATGTTAAATCAATTCCCAGGAAATGATAAGTTTTGGTCGTGGAGTCTAGGCAAGCAATTGCCGAGGCAAAGATGATCCACAGGGCAGTCGGTCTCCTACATCTACCCTATgtatatacatatttttttctttcatgCACACAACAGAGTTTTCGCCTCCCTAATCGTAACTACGGACAGATTTTCATTTGGTCTCCTATATTCATTTTTCGACTCAACCAGGACAGTTGGCTCATCACAAAGAAAACCAAAGATTTAAAATGTTCAATTTGACAAAGGGAAATTGGCTCTTTACCTCGATTTCCAAACAGATGGTGATGCATCACTTTTTGAGGAGATCTCCTCAATACTCGACATCATAGATTTTGAAATCTCCTCACTTTCAGAACCCATAAAGTTCAAAACAAGAGATGACAAGAAAGGATCAGCAACAGCAGCAGCATTGGATGAAGCTGCATTCTTGGATCGGTAAGTGCTGCCTCCAAGAAGTGCCTGAAGATGGGCTTCACGAAGATCCTTACCCAGCAGAGACAGCGCTTGACTGTTTGGAACGGGAACTCTACGCAATCTGCGACGTCTCTGAAAGTGACTGTAAGTTATAGAAATCTTTGACATGGTTTAATTATACGagtgaataaaataaaatcattcaaTAATATACTGGAATCTTCTTTCACAAAAAGGATATCTTGAATAAGTGTCCGTGTTGTAGAGTTATGTGACTTAACACGTCCTGTGTGACTTTAGCCGAACAAACTGGACAGATCTGCATGAAGTGAATAAATCATGGATAAGCCAGCCTAGATCATAATATTTACAACACCAATTAATAATTATCAAAGCACGTGTAGCTGAAATTTTATTTAGTCAATTGGCAGTGAACAGAGTTGGTGGCAAGCAcacaaaaaatttcaatttcTCATGGAATGAAAGAGCATTATCAAATGTGGAATTTGGTATGATTTTGCACgataaaaaatgaaatacaGGAATCCAGAACTATGAAATCTAACCAAAGGCACATGATCAAAATGCAACATCCCTTCCATTTGTTAGAGAAACGTGATATAAAATGTTAAAACTGATACTTAGGACACGATAACAAGCCTTACAAAGATCAATAAACAAACAAATATTGGTCTGAACACTTGAAAGTTTCGTCTTCCCAAATTTAGTATGTCGTCCTCAACCAGATCACCCTCAAACCAAATCCCAGGTCCTCCACTGCCTCAGTCGCATAATTCCaactttatttaattaatgaacAAGGGCTCAATAAATAACTGGTCTAAATTATTAAAGTAAGTCGTCCAATCCATCTaaaaaaaatacccaaaaaatcTTGAATCTTATATATTTTATACATTTTTCACAAGTATAGATGTCATTACAATTGTATTATTGGACAGTGCCCCTCATTGGTTCTCACTGCaggtgtgtgtgtatgtgtgtgt from Primulina eburnea isolate SZY01 chromosome 6, ASM2296580v1, whole genome shotgun sequence encodes:
- the LOC140834833 gene encoding protein DEHYDRATION-INDUCED 19 homolog 4-like isoform X1; this translates as MDSDFWTTRLAAAKRQFNLQNHHHLSHNHGFSQLDRFGRDGFEVEEDIRSDFPCPYCFEEFDIASLCPHLEDEHPSESRPAICPVCSAKVTQDVLSHITLQHGHLFKFQRRRRLRRVPVPNSQALSLLGKDLREAHLQALLGGSTYRSKNAASSNAAAVADPFLSSLVLNFMGSESEEISKSMMSSIEEISSKSDASPSVWKSSSLDSSLSREEREERTQQAAGRAVFLQDLFVSALFSD
- the LOC140834833 gene encoding protein DEHYDRATION-INDUCED 19 homolog 4-like isoform X2 gives rise to the protein MDSDFWTTRLAAAKRQFNLQNHHHLSHNHGFSQLDRFGRDGFEVEEDIRSDFPCPYCFEEFDIASLCPHLEDEHPSESRPAICPVCSAKVTQDVLSHITLQHGHLFKFQRRRRLRRVPVPNSQALSLLGKDLREAHLQALLGGSTYRSKNAASSNAAAVADPFLSSLVLNFMGSESEEISKSMMSSIEEISSKSDASPSVWKSSLDSSLSREEREERTQQAAGRAVFLQDLFVSALFSD